A genomic window from Exiguobacterium acetylicum DSM 20416 includes:
- a CDS encoding methyl-accepting chemotaxis protein: MKIKTKLILLSSILLLSLIGVGLYGGFSLDHVDKQSQTITSSWIPGLNLSHETNTALSDLRRVELLHIQENDPEIKAGYDKRVKDGLATVDANLAKYEKTIYLKSDRELFNDLTKKWQTFNETTDRLLALSTPETQKEAVTYYEGESRDSYFAVSDQLTKIVKYNNQQAKINGDAITSSANTAHILLFTIIGVVGLLGVIFTVLILRSIFGPLRQLQAKTHELATQGGDLTAQLDVVRDDEIGQIAQSMNQFIAHLRTIIIQVDDTATHVVSTSRHVSGRISELDQDMASTSHTIENLSAGMQETAASAEEMNSSAVDMEATIHDIVSSAEANGKRAQEVGGRAESLQVVATEAKQTANHILAETKSKLEDAMARAKAVKEISVLSDAILSIAAQTNLLSLNASIEAARAGEVGRGFAVVADEIRKLAESSRDTVEQIQDVSISVIESVEHLNAASGEMLSFIDTKVVKDYDLFEDASVQYRNDAQLFGDAAEHFAAQAGQLQELTANMLGVIHDVAVTVNDGAQGTQSMSEQINHSVQAFRDVHEQTSVSQQQAEALKDVLRQFQV, translated from the coding sequence ATGAAGATTAAAACGAAGCTTATCTTATTGTCCTCCATCCTTTTGCTAAGCTTGATTGGCGTCGGACTGTACGGCGGATTCTCGCTCGACCACGTCGACAAACAGAGTCAGACCATCACGTCCTCCTGGATTCCTGGTCTGAACTTATCCCATGAAACGAACACGGCACTGTCTGATTTGCGACGTGTCGAATTATTACACATTCAAGAAAATGATCCAGAGATCAAAGCCGGTTATGATAAGCGTGTCAAAGACGGTTTAGCGACCGTTGACGCGAATCTCGCGAAATACGAGAAAACGATTTATTTAAAAAGCGATCGCGAACTGTTCAATGATCTCACGAAAAAATGGCAAACTTTCAATGAGACGACTGATCGTCTTCTCGCCCTCAGTACACCAGAAACCCAAAAAGAAGCAGTCACCTATTATGAAGGTGAGAGTCGTGATTCATACTTCGCTGTCTCTGATCAATTAACGAAAATCGTGAAATACAATAATCAACAAGCGAAAATAAATGGTGATGCTATCACAAGTTCTGCCAATACAGCTCATATCCTTCTCTTCACGATCATCGGTGTCGTCGGATTACTCGGTGTCATCTTCACCGTCTTGATTTTACGCTCGATCTTCGGTCCACTCCGTCAACTGCAGGCGAAAACGCATGAACTGGCAACACAAGGCGGCGACTTGACGGCTCAACTCGACGTCGTGCGTGATGATGAAATCGGACAAATCGCCCAGTCGATGAATCAATTCATCGCCCACTTACGGACGATCATCATTCAAGTCGATGATACAGCAACCCACGTCGTATCGACCTCACGTCACGTCTCCGGTCGAATCAGCGAACTCGATCAGGATATGGCGTCGACTTCCCATACGATCGAAAACTTATCAGCCGGTATGCAGGAGACAGCCGCCTCTGCCGAAGAGATGAACTCGTCTGCTGTCGATATGGAAGCGACGATTCATGATATCGTCTCTAGTGCAGAAGCGAACGGAAAACGGGCGCAAGAAGTCGGTGGGCGTGCTGAATCACTTCAAGTCGTTGCAACAGAAGCGAAACAGACCGCGAATCACATCCTTGCCGAGACGAAAAGTAAACTCGAGGACGCGATGGCACGTGCGAAAGCCGTCAAAGAAATTTCCGTCTTATCGGATGCGATTCTCTCAATCGCCGCACAAACAAACCTATTGTCCCTTAACGCTTCGATTGAAGCAGCACGCGCTGGTGAAGTCGGTCGTGGCTTCGCCGTCGTCGCCGATGAGATTCGTAAACTTGCCGAAAGTAGTCGGGATACTGTCGAACAAATCCAAGATGTCTCGATTTCTGTCATCGAGTCCGTTGAACACTTGAACGCCGCGTCCGGCGAGATGCTCTCCTTCATCGATACGAAGGTCGTTAAGGACTATGATTTATTCGAAGACGCCTCCGTTCAGTATCGAAATGACGCACAATTATTCGGTGATGCAGCGGAACACTTCGCTGCCCAAGCCGGTCAACTTCAGGAACTGACAGCGAACATGCTTGGTGTCATCCACGATGTTGCCGTCACCGTCAATGATGGTGCGCAGGGAACACAATCGATGTCGGAGCAAATCAATCATTCCGTCCAAGCGTTCCGAGATGTCCATGAACAGACTTCCGTCAGTCAACAACAGGCGGAAGCACTAAAGGATGTTCTCCGCCAGTTCCAAGTCTAA
- a CDS encoding DUF6612 family protein: protein MKKTRWLAAGIVAASIGLAGCQDGQTDSGSGSGSGSTKSGELSNTELLKKATAAQEDIKSFHMDGTVSSKAGEMAMDQKVSADIIQKPLAMKQTMTMKNPEDGKDVTIESYIVDDKMYLSQNGQWIVQDVSELGEMVEAMESSASTEQNLQLLKKYKDNWTAKKEGDVYQIDVKLSGDDLKAFMKDSLEQTGQMAQMKDAMDSIDYKKMNYKMTYDAKTFYPKSLDMDMVFAIEKETEFNMKNESTFSKFNEIDEIKLPAEAKDAQPLTGAGQ, encoded by the coding sequence ATGAAGAAAACAAGGTGGTTAGCAGCCGGGATTGTCGCAGCATCGATTGGACTTGCCGGATGCCAAGATGGACAGACGGATTCAGGTAGTGGCAGCGGATCTGGTTCGACGAAGTCGGGGGAACTCTCGAACACAGAGCTGTTAAAGAAAGCGACAGCCGCTCAAGAGGACATCAAATCGTTCCACATGGACGGAACAGTCAGCTCTAAAGCAGGTGAGATGGCGATGGATCAGAAGGTTTCAGCAGATATCATTCAAAAGCCACTCGCGATGAAGCAGACGATGACGATGAAAAATCCTGAAGACGGGAAAGACGTGACGATTGAAAGTTACATCGTTGACGATAAAATGTATCTCTCGCAAAACGGACAATGGATCGTTCAAGATGTGTCGGAGCTAGGCGAGATGGTCGAAGCGATGGAATCATCGGCATCGACGGAACAAAACTTGCAGCTCCTAAAGAAATACAAAGATAATTGGACAGCGAAAAAAGAGGGCGATGTCTATCAAATCGACGTTAAGCTGAGTGGGGATGACCTGAAAGCCTTCATGAAGGATTCACTCGAACAGACAGGACAGATGGCGCAGATGAAAGATGCGATGGATAGCATCGATTATAAAAAGATGAACTACAAGATGACGTATGATGCGAAGACGTTCTATCCGAAGTCACTCGACATGGATATGGTATTTGCGATTGAAAAAGAGACCGAGTTCAATATGAAGAACGAGTCGACATTCTCGAAATTCAATGAGATTGACGAAATCAAACTACCAGCAGAAGCAAAAGATGCACAACCGCTCACAGGTGCTGGACAGTAA
- the ribE gene encoding 6,7-dimethyl-8-ribityllumazine synthase, which translates to MIYEGFLTGEGLRVAIVAARFNELITSKLVGGANDAFRRHGVAADAVDTAWVPGAFEIPLVAEKLAKSGKYDAVITLGAVIRGATSHYDYVCNEVAKGVASASRDTGVPIIFGVLTTDSIEQAVERAGMKAGNKGYEAAVSAIEMANLLRTI; encoded by the coding sequence ATGATCTACGAAGGTTTCTTAACAGGAGAAGGACTACGCGTCGCAATCGTCGCAGCACGTTTTAACGAATTGATCACATCAAAACTCGTCGGTGGAGCAAACGACGCTTTCCGCCGCCACGGTGTTGCAGCGGATGCTGTCGATACAGCGTGGGTTCCTGGGGCATTTGAGATTCCACTCGTCGCGGAAAAGTTAGCGAAAAGCGGCAAGTATGACGCAGTCATCACACTTGGCGCCGTCATCCGTGGGGCGACGTCACACTATGATTACGTCTGTAACGAAGTCGCGAAAGGTGTCGCGAGTGCATCACGCGACACAGGCGTACCGATCATCTTCGGTGTCCTGACGACGGATTCGATCGAGCAAGCAGTCGAACGTGCCGGTATGAAAGCTGGGAACAAAGGTTACGAAGCAGCGGTTTCCGCAATCGAGATGGCGAATCTTTTACGGACGATTTAA
- a CDS encoding bifunctional 3,4-dihydroxy-2-butanone-4-phosphate synthase/GTP cyclohydrolase II yields MNGFDLIEDAIEDLKNGRPIIVCDDEDRENEGDLVMLAEHATPENINFMITHGKGLVCVPVSPRIAQRLELAPMTANNTDPHGTAFTLSIDHEDAKTGISAEERSLTIQRMLTDGPEQFKRPGHIFPLIAKEGGVRERRGHTEAGVDLARLAGSDEIAVICEIIKEDGTMARVDDLLLYKEEHGLKLITIEALVAYLERPLTREAEVLLPTTFGAFRMIGYTTQDDKEHVAVLSGEAHDGMLVRLHSECLTGDVFGSKRCDCGPQLDAALERIEREGGAVLYLRQEGRGIGLMAKLKAYELQEQGLDTVEANHALGYPTDMRDYTVAANMLRDLGVTKIRLMTNNPDKQRVLEQEGIEVIERVPHQVPAEPENQRYLKTKQTKLGHWLDIQGGHTS; encoded by the coding sequence ATGAATGGATTCGACTTGATTGAAGACGCAATAGAAGATTTGAAGAACGGACGACCGATCATCGTCTGTGATGATGAGGACCGTGAGAATGAGGGCGATCTCGTCATGCTCGCGGAACACGCGACACCAGAAAACATCAACTTCATGATCACGCATGGAAAAGGACTCGTCTGCGTACCAGTCAGTCCGCGGATTGCACAACGACTCGAACTTGCTCCTATGACAGCGAATAATACGGACCCACATGGGACTGCCTTCACACTCAGTATCGATCATGAAGACGCGAAAACCGGTATCAGCGCTGAAGAACGGTCGCTAACGATCCAGCGGATGCTAACCGATGGACCGGAACAGTTTAAACGACCAGGTCATATCTTCCCGTTGATCGCAAAAGAAGGCGGTGTCCGGGAACGACGCGGACATACGGAAGCGGGCGTTGATCTTGCCCGTCTTGCCGGCAGCGATGAGATCGCCGTCATCTGTGAAATTATTAAGGAAGACGGCACGATGGCACGGGTGGATGATCTACTTCTCTATAAGGAAGAACACGGTTTAAAACTGATTACGATCGAAGCACTCGTCGCGTACCTCGAGCGTCCATTGACGCGGGAAGCGGAAGTGTTACTTCCGACGACGTTCGGAGCTTTCCGGATGATCGGCTATACGACGCAAGACGATAAAGAACACGTCGCTGTCTTGTCGGGTGAAGCGCACGACGGCATGCTCGTCCGGCTGCACTCGGAATGCCTGACGGGGGACGTCTTCGGTTCGAAGCGTTGCGATTGTGGACCGCAACTCGATGCGGCACTCGAACGGATCGAACGAGAAGGTGGAGCCGTCTTGTATTTACGTCAGGAAGGACGCGGCATCGGTCTGATGGCGAAGTTAAAAGCGTACGAGTTACAAGAACAAGGACTTGATACAGTCGAAGCGAACCATGCACTCGGTTATCCGACGGACATGCGTGACTATACGGTCGCGGCCAACATGTTGCGCGATCTCGGCGTGACGAAGATCCGCTTGATGACGAATAATCCGGATAAACAACGGGTGCTCGAACAAGAAGGGATCGAAGTCATCGAACGTGTACCCCATCAAGTACCGGCTGAACCAGAAAATCAGCGCTATCTGAAAACAAAACAAACGAAACTCGGGCACTGGCTCGACATCCAAGGAGGACACACATCATGA
- the ribE gene encoding riboflavin synthase, with protein MFTGLIEEVGTLKRKIPRPNGLALEIEAHRVLEGTKIGDSIAVDGICLTVTSMSPTGFTADAVHDTIRSTALGTYRVGSPLQLERAMPADGRFGGHFVSGHIDGTARLISRRPDGEAMVYTFDVGSWQKYCIPKGSIAINGTSLTLQRVTPETISISLIPHSRQVTTFDRLASGAVVNIECDMMAKHLYHFTQHEKQTDWAAFLGGDM; from the coding sequence ATGTTCACCGGATTGATTGAAGAAGTCGGGACCTTAAAACGAAAGATTCCGCGACCGAATGGATTAGCGCTTGAAATTGAAGCGCACCGGGTGCTCGAAGGAACGAAGATTGGTGACAGCATCGCCGTCGACGGGATTTGTTTGACCGTCACGTCGATGAGCCCGACTGGTTTTACGGCCGATGCCGTCCATGACACGATTCGGTCAACAGCCCTCGGCACGTACCGGGTCGGCAGCCCGTTGCAACTTGAACGGGCGATGCCGGCAGACGGTCGCTTCGGCGGTCATTTCGTCAGTGGACATATCGACGGCACAGCACGGCTGATTAGTCGGCGACCGGATGGAGAAGCGATGGTCTATACGTTTGATGTCGGATCGTGGCAAAAGTATTGTATTCCAAAAGGCTCGATCGCAATCAACGGCACGAGCCTGACGTTGCAACGTGTCACGCCGGAAACAATCTCGATTTCATTAATTCCGCACTCACGTCAAGTGACGACGTTTGATCGATTGGCAAGCGGTGCAGTCGTCAATATCGAGTGTGACATGATGGCGAAACATCTCTATCATTTCACGCAGCATGAGAAGCAGACGGACTGGGCAGCATTCTTAGGAGGCGACATGTAA
- the ribD gene encoding bifunctional diaminohydroxyphosphoribosylaminopyrimidine deaminase/5-amino-6-(5-phosphoribosylamino)uracil reductase RibD, which yields MSQMMSYAMQLAHMLHGQTSPNPSVGCVIVKQGRIIGFGAHRFAGGPHAEVEALRMAGEAARGADLYVTLEPCNHHGKTPPCTEAILQAGIKRVFVATEDKHAIVAGSGIKRLQDAGLEVEVGLLRHEAEALYTEFWKTIERKRPTVTVKIAQTMNGIAATGEQRWITSEEARENGRALRGRHDAILVGSETVLIDDPALTLRAASGIEPIRVIVDRRGRVPETAQVFHDGKNPTYWLTSVPRVSHDQVTVLVGEYETPEAILKRLYEQDIRSVLIEGGPTIQAAFLEADLVDRLEVYQAPSIFEGNAWNSQHDIEDRFQIDQIETVGPDLHLTYIRKEETTCSPD from the coding sequence ATGTCACAGATGATGAGTTATGCCATGCAATTAGCACATATGTTACACGGACAAACAAGTCCGAATCCAAGTGTCGGCTGTGTCATCGTCAAACAAGGACGCATCATTGGCTTTGGTGCACATCGGTTTGCCGGTGGTCCGCACGCGGAAGTCGAAGCCTTACGAATGGCAGGAGAAGCCGCCCGTGGTGCTGATCTCTACGTGACGCTTGAGCCGTGCAATCATCACGGTAAGACACCACCATGCACGGAAGCGATTCTACAAGCCGGAATCAAACGGGTCTTCGTCGCAACGGAAGACAAACATGCGATCGTCGCCGGTTCAGGAATCAAACGCCTACAAGACGCGGGACTCGAAGTCGAGGTCGGCTTGTTACGACATGAGGCAGAAGCTCTCTACACGGAATTCTGGAAGACGATCGAACGAAAACGTCCGACCGTGACCGTCAAAATCGCTCAGACGATGAACGGGATCGCAGCGACAGGTGAACAACGCTGGATCACGTCAGAAGAAGCACGCGAGAACGGTCGCGCCCTGCGCGGACGCCACGATGCAATCCTCGTCGGCAGTGAGACGGTCCTTATCGATGATCCGGCACTGACATTACGCGCGGCGTCAGGCATCGAACCGATTCGAGTAATCGTCGATCGCCGTGGTCGGGTCCCGGAGACGGCGCAAGTCTTCCACGATGGTAAAAATCCAACCTACTGGCTGACGAGTGTTCCGCGGGTCAGTCATGATCAAGTGACAGTCCTCGTCGGTGAATATGAGACGCCAGAAGCGATTTTGAAACGCTTATACGAACAAGACATCCGCAGTGTCTTGATTGAAGGTGGACCAACGATTCAAGCCGCTTTCCTTGAGGCGGATCTCGTCGATCGGCTTGAAGTCTATCAAGCCCCATCGATTTTTGAAGGCAATGCCTGGAACAGTCAACACGATATCGAAGATCGGTTTCAAATCGACCAAATCGAAACGGTCGGACCGGATCTCCATCTGACGTACATCCGAAAGGAGGAGACGACATGTTCACCGGATTGA
- a CDS encoding M20 family metallopeptidase: MTTPVRTTWVETIEQDIEQKRESYLETSHRIHATPEIGNEEFFASRLHAERLTAEGFTVELGVAGHDTAFFAKKSSDRSGATIAFLAEYDALPGIGHACGHNIIGTTSVAAAIALSKVLDEVGGSVVVLGTPAEEGGPNGSAKGSFVKHQLLEGIDAALMVHPSGQTRITGSSLAVDPLDFAFTGRPAHAAASPEEGINALDAVIQLFNGINALRQQLPDDVRIHGIITHGGDAPNIIPEYAKARFFIRATTRERLNAVTEKVKAVAEGAALATGATLDVIAFQNEVDNLVFNRTFDRLFQEEAEALGEIVHLDERPGLGSTDAGNISQVIPTIHPYIKIGPDDLVAHTEAFKEAARSAAGDEALITGAKILARTALRVLADERTRGAIAQEFHDRKNGYL; this comes from the coding sequence ATGACGACACCAGTACGCACGACATGGGTAGAGACGATTGAACAAGATATCGAACAAAAACGAGAATCGTACCTTGAGACGAGTCACCGAATTCATGCGACTCCGGAAATCGGGAACGAGGAATTCTTTGCTTCGCGGCTCCATGCGGAACGTCTGACGGCTGAAGGATTTACGGTAGAACTTGGTGTCGCGGGGCACGATACAGCATTTTTCGCGAAGAAGTCGAGCGACCGATCAGGCGCGACGATTGCCTTTCTGGCAGAATACGATGCGTTGCCAGGCATCGGGCACGCATGCGGTCATAATATCATCGGTACGACGAGTGTTGCGGCAGCGATCGCACTTAGTAAAGTGCTCGATGAAGTCGGTGGAAGTGTCGTCGTGCTGGGAACACCGGCCGAAGAAGGTGGACCGAACGGTAGTGCGAAAGGTAGTTTCGTCAAACATCAGTTGCTGGAAGGAATCGATGCAGCCTTAATGGTCCATCCGTCCGGACAAACACGGATCACGGGTTCTTCGCTTGCAGTCGATCCGCTCGACTTTGCCTTTACGGGTCGTCCGGCGCATGCTGCGGCGTCACCGGAAGAAGGCATCAACGCCCTCGACGCTGTCATCCAACTCTTCAACGGCATCAATGCCTTACGTCAGCAGTTACCGGACGATGTCCGGATCCACGGAATCATCACGCATGGTGGCGATGCACCGAACATCATCCCGGAATACGCAAAAGCACGTTTCTTCATCCGGGCGACGACACGGGAACGACTGAATGCCGTCACGGAAAAAGTCAAAGCCGTTGCTGAAGGCGCAGCGCTTGCGACAGGGGCGACGCTCGATGTCATCGCCTTCCAAAATGAGGTCGATAACCTCGTCTTCAACCGGACGTTCGATCGTCTGTTCCAAGAAGAAGCAGAGGCGCTCGGCGAAATCGTTCACTTGGACGAACGCCCGGGGCTTGGCTCGACGGATGCCGGTAACATCAGTCAAGTCATTCCGACAATCCATCCGTATATCAAGATTGGACCAGATGATCTCGTCGCCCATACGGAGGCATTCAAAGAAGCGGCCCGTTCAGCAGCTGGGGATGAAGCATTAATCACGGGGGCAAAAATCCTCGCTCGGACAGCACTTCGTGTCCTTGCGGATGAACGGACGCGCGGGGCGATTGCTCAAGAATTCCACGACCGGAAGAACGGGTATTTGTAA
- a CDS encoding MetQ/NlpA family ABC transporter substrate-binding protein has product MKKAVAIGATLTTILFAGCAASGEDEKTIKLGVSGSDTQVWDYVAKKAEKEGIKIELVKFSDYVQPNMALAEGEIDANAFQTISYFNAFKKEHNLKLSPIATTVIAPMGIYSDKYKDVKDIPTGGKIAVPNEATNMGRALLLLQEAGLIKLPDDFDGNGSVDKIVENPKKLKIVPIVAGQTPRVLPDVAASIINNGIAVDAGFNPIKDSIVHENETAKPYINIIATRTEDKNKKELKKIASLYQQKDVAAFIKKEYKGSTIPTFVPLSDIGE; this is encoded by the coding sequence ATGAAAAAAGCAGTAGCAATTGGAGCAACACTCACGACGATTTTATTTGCCGGGTGCGCAGCATCAGGAGAAGACGAAAAGACGATCAAGCTCGGTGTCAGCGGTTCAGACACACAAGTTTGGGACTATGTCGCGAAAAAAGCAGAAAAGGAGGGCATCAAAATCGAGCTCGTCAAGTTCTCCGATTATGTCCAGCCGAACATGGCACTGGCTGAGGGCGAGATCGACGCCAATGCCTTCCAGACGATTTCCTACTTCAACGCTTTCAAAAAAGAACATAACTTGAAGCTATCGCCGATTGCGACGACTGTCATCGCACCGATGGGGATTTACTCGGATAAATACAAGGACGTCAAAGACATTCCAACTGGCGGAAAAATCGCTGTTCCGAACGAAGCGACGAACATGGGACGCGCCCTCTTGTTACTGCAAGAAGCCGGTTTGATCAAGTTACCGGACGACTTTGATGGCAACGGTTCAGTCGATAAGATCGTCGAGAATCCGAAGAAGCTGAAAATCGTTCCGATCGTCGCCGGGCAAACGCCACGCGTCTTACCGGACGTCGCGGCATCAATCATCAACAATGGCATTGCCGTTGACGCCGGCTTCAACCCGATCAAGGACTCGATCGTCCATGAGAACGAGACCGCCAAACCATACATCAACATCATCGCAACACGGACGGAAGACAAGAATAAAAAAGAACTGAAAAAAATCGCGTCGCTGTACCAACAAAAAGATGTCGCGGCCTTCATCAAAAAAGAATACAAAGGCAGTACGATCCCGACGTTCGTCCCACTAAGCGACATCGGCGAATAA
- a CDS encoding methionine ABC transporter permease: protein MLVNYSDIWTAFLQTMTMVSVSLLFSTLIGLPLGILLVVTRKGALLENVPLFTFFNSIVNIFRSIPFIILLVAIIPLTRLIVQTSIGTEAAIVPLVFYAAPYMARLIESSLLEVDKGVLEAAEAMGATPFQTIFRFLLPEALGSLILNLTIATIGLIGASAMAGAIGGGGLGDLAITYGYQRFDTKVMIITVGILVILVQGLQTTGNIVARKIRRH from the coding sequence ATGCTAGTTAATTACAGTGATATTTGGACGGCATTTTTGCAGACGATGACGATGGTATCCGTTTCGCTCTTATTCTCGACCTTGATCGGCTTACCACTCGGTATCCTGCTTGTCGTCACGCGAAAAGGCGCATTGCTTGAAAATGTCCCGCTGTTCACGTTCTTCAACAGTATCGTCAATATTTTCCGTTCGATTCCGTTCATCATCTTACTCGTCGCGATCATCCCGTTGACGCGCTTGATCGTTCAGACATCGATCGGAACAGAAGCCGCAATCGTCCCGCTCGTCTTTTACGCTGCACCGTACATGGCGCGTCTGATCGAGAGTTCTTTACTCGAAGTCGATAAAGGCGTTCTTGAAGCAGCAGAAGCGATGGGCGCGACACCGTTTCAAACGATTTTCCGCTTCCTCCTACCGGAAGCACTCGGTTCACTCATCCTGAACTTAACAATCGCGACGATCGGCTTGATCGGGGCGTCAGCGATGGCAGGTGCGATTGGTGGCGGTGGATTGGGCGATTTAGCAATTACTTATGGTTATCAACGATTCGACACGAAAGTCATGATCATCACGGTCGGAATTCTCGTCATCTTAGTCCAAGGCTTACAGACGACAGGCAACATCGTCGCACGAAAAATTAGAAGACATTAA
- a CDS encoding methionine ABC transporter ATP-binding protein gives MIAFHQVKKTYVTKDQTIAALDGVDLTIEKGEIFGVIGFSGAGKSSLLRCVNLLERPTSGTVTVDGEDLTQLSPKKLRQAKQRIGMIFQHFNLLNANTVFTNVAKPLVLAGVKKDEIRRRVTELLEFVDLSDKADHYPDQLSGGQKQRVGIARALATQPSVLLCDEATSALDPQTTHHILQLLKRINAEYGITILLITHEMGVIREICDRVAVIEAGKLIESGTVFDVFSSPQTETAKNFVRSVMHDEIPASIRQLIESRNAHPIYKIHFLGHHTGQPLLSQVAKRFDVDVNILHGSITELQDTPFGTLLVELIGEPAEVKRALHYIDQAQVTVEEVLAHAS, from the coding sequence ATGATCGCATTTCATCAAGTCAAAAAAACGTACGTCACGAAGGATCAGACGATCGCAGCGCTCGACGGTGTCGACCTGACGATCGAAAAAGGCGAAATCTTTGGTGTCATCGGCTTTAGCGGTGCCGGAAAAAGTTCACTGCTCCGCTGTGTCAATCTGTTAGAACGACCAACATCAGGAACGGTGACGGTCGATGGGGAAGATTTAACGCAACTGTCTCCGAAAAAATTACGCCAAGCAAAACAACGGATTGGAATGATCTTTCAGCACTTCAATCTATTGAATGCGAACACAGTATTTACGAATGTCGCAAAGCCACTCGTTCTCGCAGGCGTCAAGAAAGATGAGATTCGCCGCCGAGTGACGGAGTTGCTCGAATTCGTTGATCTCTCGGACAAGGCGGATCATTATCCAGATCAATTGTCCGGTGGACAGAAACAGCGTGTTGGCATCGCCCGGGCACTGGCGACGCAACCTTCCGTCCTCTTATGTGACGAAGCGACATCAGCACTTGATCCCCAGACGACGCATCATATTCTCCAGTTATTAAAACGCATCAATGCCGAGTACGGGATCACGATTCTCTTGATCACCCACGAGATGGGCGTCATCCGGGAGATTTGCGACCGGGTCGCCGTCATCGAAGCTGGAAAGTTGATTGAGTCAGGAACAGTCTTCGACGTCTTTTCAAGCCCTCAGACCGAGACGGCAAAAAACTTCGTCCGGTCCGTCATGCATGACGAAATTCCAGCATCGATTCGTCAGTTGATCGAGTCGCGAAATGCACATCCAATCTATAAGATTCATTTTCTCGGACATCACACGGGGCAGCCGCTCTTATCGCAAGTCGCGAAACGCTTCGATGTCGATGTCAACATCTTGCACGGGAGCATCACAGAGTTGCAGGATACGCCGTTTGGCACCTTACTCGTCGAGTTGATCGGTGAGCCGGCTGAAGTAAAACGAGCGTTACACTATATCGATCAGGCACAGGTGACAGTCGAGGAGGTGCTTGCCCATGCTAGTTAA